CCGGTCCGGTGATCGATCGATACCGAATTGTCGTTGGAGGTGGAGAAGGAGGAAAGCGTGGTGACATCCCGGTCCGTCCCATCGGAGAAGGTCGCCTTGACGGTATAGGGCGTCTGCAGGTCTTCGCCCTTGAGCACCACCTGAGGTGGCTCGATGCTGATGCCGGTGGGCTTGGCGATTTCGCCTTGGTCATACTCGGCCCCGCTGCGGATCCACTCGACCAGGGCCTTGTAAGGAGCGCTGTCCTTTTCGAAGAGCTTGCCGCCGGTGTGAGGCACCGCACCGATCGCTTTTGTCACCAGTAGCGAGTCTTCGGGGATCGCGAGATTCACGCGGCGTCCGGGATTCTCGCGGGTCAGGCGGAAGTGATCTCCCTGAGGATCAAAGCCGAAGAGGGTGAGATGGAAGCCATCCTTACCGCGGGCCGAACCGTGGCAGGAGCCGGTATTGCACCCGGAGGAGGTCAGCACCGGCATCACGTCGAGCTGGAAGGAAATCGGGCGCGGCTTGGCAGCGTCCTTCACGGTCACCGGCACCTCGGTCTTCAGGCCGCGATACTCCAGCACGAGCGTCGTGCTGCCATCTTTCAAGGGCGTGAGGAGGGTTCCTTCGAGTTTCGCGATCGATGGATCCGCGACGCTCGCTTTCACCTGCCGGGAGATGTCCTGGGTGGCTGCGTCATTGAAGCGGGCGACCACAAGCACCTTGTGGAAATCCGCGGCAGTCTCGAGGTTCACCGCCTTCGGGAAGGCTTCGATCGAGCCGATGGCGGGATCCGGCTCGGCATTCCAATCCGGCAGCGCGGTCTTCGGCCGCGGGGCGAGCGTTACGCCCTCGGGCCATGGGGCACCTTCCTTGAGCCAAGTCTCCAGCGCGGCGATGTCTTGTGATTTGAGCGGGCCTCCCTTGGGCGGCATGAGCTCGTCATCGTCCTCGTCCAGCTTCACGCGGGTCAGGAGTTCGGACTTTTCGATCTGCTCCAGATGGATGGCCGGGCCGGTATCGCCTCCTTTGAGGAACGATTCCCGGGTTGTCAGCAGCAGTTCGCCCTTGGTTTTTTCCGGGCAGTGGCAGGAAAGGCACTTGGTTTCCAAGACCTTCCGTGCGGCCTCGAAGGAGGCGGTGTCTGCTCCGAAACCCGTGGAGAGCAGCAGGCTGCCGGCGGAAACGACGGCGAGTCGGCTGGTGAGGAGTCCTTGGGCGGGGAAGGCGGCGTCGGGGCGCATGAAACGATTACGGCGCACTCATGAAACGCATTTCATTCGTTTCTTATCCACTTCCGTGAATGACCCGGGTTTCGGCCGGTGGCTAGATTTGCCGCATTTCTTTCTTCGCCACCCGGTAGCCGAGCAGGAAAGCCCCGGCCGCGATCACCAAGCCGCCGATAAGGATGGCTGGCTTCTGGTGCCTGACCCATGCCGGCTCATCCGGCCGCTTTTCGGACCAGCTGTTCCAATCGTCCGGATCATTGCCGATGGTGGCAGAGACGCCGTCGGCTCCACAGCTATACAGACCGAAGCCATGCTCGAATCCGTCCCCGATCAGGTAATGGATAGGCCGGTCCCAAGAATCCCGGGGAACTTCCTTCAGAATCTGTGCCCAAGGTTTATCCGGCGGCAGGGATGGTGGCCTCTCGAGGAGGGCCCGTAGTCCGAAATC
This portion of the Luteolibacter luteus genome encodes:
- a CDS encoding type II secretion system protein GspG; amino-acid sequence: MLLPRHHTLLVILGGLVGGGCSKAVANSNRTLSSIHAIDSAVRTYQIKTGELPPADFGLRALLERPPSLPPDKPWAQILKEVPRDSWDRPIHYLIGDGFEHGFGLYSCGADGVSATIGNDPDDWNSWSEKRPDEPAWVRHQKPAILIGGLVIAAGAFLLGYRVAKKEMRQI